In a genomic window of Streptomyces sp. NBC_01142:
- a CDS encoding YeiH family protein — MALLRERASTAPPSAAAPRALPGLALAAAGVAVAWSVHHLLPGLPMLTAAVVLGVVAAHLPRVRSVVRGAARPGLSYAGKRLMRIGIVLLGLKLSLDDVLGLGWATVTMVLGVVAATFFGTWWLGRRMGLPGDQPLLIATGYSICGASAIGAVSEATDSDERDVATSVALVTLCGTLAIAVLPLLQGPLGLSDAEFGRWVGASVHDVGQVVATAQTAGPGALGESVLVKLMRVALLAPLVAAVALSVRRRRRAGEAAALPGRKRLPLVPLFVVGFLAMVALRSTGLLPATAIDAAQIAQELLLAAALFGLGSAVDLPSLTRTGGRVAALGLCSWVVVAGVSYAGVLLVMG, encoded by the coding sequence ATGGCGCTGCTCCGCGAACGGGCCTCCACGGCGCCCCCGTCCGCCGCCGCGCCCCGCGCGCTGCCCGGGCTCGCGCTCGCGGCCGCCGGCGTCGCTGTGGCCTGGTCCGTCCACCACCTGCTGCCGGGCCTGCCGATGCTGACCGCCGCCGTGGTGCTGGGCGTCGTGGCGGCGCACCTGCCCAGGGTGCGCTCCGTGGTCCGGGGAGCAGCACGCCCGGGACTCTCGTACGCGGGAAAACGGCTGATGCGGATCGGCATCGTCCTGCTCGGGCTGAAGCTGAGCCTGGACGACGTGCTCGGCCTCGGCTGGGCAACGGTCACCATGGTGCTCGGCGTCGTCGCCGCCACCTTCTTCGGCACCTGGTGGCTGGGCCGCCGGATGGGGCTGCCCGGCGACCAGCCGCTGCTCATCGCCACCGGCTACTCCATCTGCGGGGCGTCCGCGATCGGCGCGGTGAGCGAGGCGACGGACAGCGACGAGCGGGACGTGGCGACGTCGGTGGCCCTGGTGACGCTGTGCGGGACGCTCGCCATCGCCGTACTGCCGCTGCTCCAGGGGCCGCTGGGGCTGAGCGACGCGGAGTTCGGCCGGTGGGTCGGTGCGAGCGTGCACGACGTGGGACAGGTGGTGGCCACCGCGCAGACCGCCGGGCCCGGCGCACTCGGAGAGTCGGTCCTGGTCAAGCTGATGCGGGTGGCGCTCCTCGCACCGCTCGTCGCGGCGGTGGCGCTGTCCGTACGGCGTCGGCGACGGGCCGGGGAGGCAGCGGCTCTGCCGGGCAGGAAGCGGCTGCCGCTCGTACCGCTCTTCGTCGTCGGCTTTCTGGCGATGGTGGCCCTGCGCAGCACCGGCCTGCTCCCGGCCACCGCGATCGACGCGGCGCAGATCGCCCAGGAACTGCTGCTCGCCGCTGCCCTGTTCGGGCTCGGCAGTGCGGTGGACCTGCCGTCACTGACCCGCACGGGCGGCCGGGTGGCGGCGCTCGGACTGTGCTCCTGGGTGGTGGTGGCGGGGGTGTCGTACGCGGGAGTACTGCTGGTCATGGGGTGA
- a CDS encoding PP2C family protein-serine/threonine phosphatase → MCDDPLGPGCQAEIPPAGLSTGVAVLGTDTRYLFADAAYCRISGEDPTALVGRTVSPQAERKVGSAALVAGVLADGTSRTQVGAASRCTWHRLTGHGRVLGAVGIVAETASAPGGEQESATYRLDAADDAGRIGTTLDEGTSCVEAVNFLVPRLCDAAAVDLLPEPPSTVGDPRSVPMPMVYRAAVAGRADLLAAGQAPREASSSIQPADSLSARAMQGGHPVLDDRWMAVPLIAHDRVRGVVLVARMHGSFGRYEALTIRSAARRAALAIDHARLFAQAQRTAVELQRALQTAPGRPHPNLQLATRYLPTGTGTLVGGDWFETVRLHFGRTLLVMGDVMGHGVEAAVDMSSYRSMLRDVAAADLPPHRVLRQLDLAIAEATARRPATCLLVRVDPARAMGSFSSAGHLPPAVFSRDGAADLIQVPVGPPLGTGVGGYDIVSRALNPGDTLLLFTDGLVERRGEDIDSSLARLARVHPAPGHTVDELVDEVLGALDAAHAEDDVALMAARIRHRPVPEHQ, encoded by the coding sequence GTGTGCGACGACCCGCTCGGCCCCGGGTGCCAGGCCGAGATCCCGCCGGCGGGCCTGTCGACGGGCGTCGCCGTCCTCGGCACGGACACGAGGTACCTCTTCGCGGATGCCGCCTACTGCCGGATCTCGGGCGAAGATCCCACGGCGCTCGTGGGCCGGACCGTCAGCCCACAGGCCGAGCGGAAAGTAGGCTCCGCGGCGCTTGTGGCCGGGGTTCTCGCGGACGGGACCTCTCGTACCCAGGTGGGCGCCGCGAGTCGTTGCACGTGGCATCGTCTGACCGGCCACGGCAGAGTCCTCGGTGCCGTGGGCATCGTTGCCGAGACAGCCTCCGCCCCGGGAGGCGAACAGGAATCCGCCACGTACCGCCTCGATGCTGCGGATGACGCCGGCCGGATCGGGACGACCCTCGATGAGGGGACCAGCTGCGTCGAAGCGGTGAATTTTCTCGTCCCCCGGCTGTGCGACGCGGCCGCGGTCGATCTGCTGCCGGAGCCGCCGTCGACAGTCGGCGACCCACGCAGCGTGCCGATGCCCATGGTGTACCGGGCCGCCGTGGCCGGCCGGGCGGACCTGCTCGCCGCCGGTCAGGCGCCCAGGGAGGCCAGCTCTTCGATTCAGCCGGCAGATTCACTCTCGGCCCGCGCAATGCAAGGCGGCCACCCCGTTCTCGACGACAGATGGATGGCAGTACCGCTCATCGCTCACGATCGTGTGAGGGGTGTCGTGCTGGTCGCCCGGATGCACGGCAGCTTCGGCCGGTACGAGGCGCTGACCATCCGGTCGGCGGCCCGGCGTGCTGCCCTCGCCATCGACCATGCCCGTCTGTTCGCCCAGGCCCAGCGGACCGCTGTCGAACTGCAGCGAGCCCTGCAGACCGCCCCCGGGCGCCCGCACCCCAACCTTCAGTTGGCCACGCGCTACCTTCCCACCGGCACCGGGACCCTGGTCGGCGGGGACTGGTTCGAGACCGTTCGTCTTCACTTCGGGCGGACGCTGCTCGTGATGGGCGATGTGATGGGGCACGGCGTGGAAGCCGCGGTCGACATGAGCAGCTACCGCTCGATGCTCCGCGACGTTGCGGCGGCCGATCTTCCACCGCACCGGGTGCTGCGGCAGCTCGACCTCGCCATCGCCGAAGCCACCGCGAGGCGGCCCGCCACGTGTCTGCTCGTACGGGTGGACCCCGCGCGCGCAATGGGCTCCTTCTCCAGCGCGGGGCACCTGCCCCCCGCCGTGTTCAGCCGGGACGGCGCCGCGGATCTGATCCAGGTGCCCGTCGGGCCGCCGCTCGGCACCGGTGTGGGTGGATACGACATCGTCTCCCGGGCTCTGAACCCCGGCGACACTCTGCTCCTGTTCACCGACGGCCTGGTCGAACGGCGCGGGGAGGACATCGACTCCTCGCTCGCACGCCTGGCGCGCGTACACCCGGCCCCCGGTCACACCGTCGACGAACTCGTCGACGAAGTGCTCGGCGCACTCGACGCCGCGCATGCGGAGGACGACGTGGCTCTCATGGCCGCGCGCATCCGGCACCGGCCGGTACCGGAGCACCAGTGA
- a CDS encoding ABC transporter ATP-binding protein, with protein MGGLDVRMRGIVCRHGRVDAVRDTDLEIAAGERVALTGTNGSGKTTLLRAVLGLHRQADGEILVGGRGTRTAADWAWRRRVCAWIPQKPAAGRFPLPARELLLSSGAAAEAGEAARKLGVGELVGRPLHTLSGGQLQRMHLARAVGCVAAGAGVLLADEPTAALDFSGQEEAADVLLALPVTVLVVTHDRALADRCDRVLEMAAGQLRVVR; from the coding sequence ATGGGCGGGCTTGATGTGCGGATGCGAGGGATCGTCTGCCGCCATGGCCGGGTCGACGCCGTCCGGGACACGGACCTCGAGATCGCCGCCGGCGAGCGGGTCGCCCTGACCGGCACCAACGGCTCGGGCAAGACCACACTGCTGCGGGCCGTCCTCGGTCTGCACCGGCAGGCCGACGGCGAGATCCTGGTCGGAGGGCGGGGTACGCGTACCGCGGCCGACTGGGCCTGGCGGCGGCGGGTCTGCGCATGGATACCGCAGAAGCCCGCAGCGGGACGCTTTCCGCTGCCGGCCCGGGAGTTGCTCCTGAGCAGCGGCGCGGCGGCGGAGGCGGGCGAGGCAGCGCGGAAGCTGGGCGTCGGCGAACTGGTCGGCCGGCCGCTGCACACGTTGTCCGGAGGGCAGTTGCAGCGTATGCATCTGGCCCGCGCGGTCGGCTGTGTCGCCGCCGGGGCAGGGGTGCTGCTGGCCGACGAGCCCACCGCGGCACTCGACTTCTCCGGTCAGGAGGAGGCGGCCGACGTACTGCTCGCGCTGCCGGTCACCGTGCTCGTGGTGACGCACGACCGGGCGCTGGCGGACCGCTGCGACCGCGTGCTGGAGATGGCCGCGGGCCAGTTGCGGGTGGTCCGGTGA
- a CDS encoding metal ABC transporter permease, translated as MTLAVADVAELLQLLPVQRAGLALLLAAVGLPVIGVVIVGLDIMPVRFAMMHVALLGIAIGMLTGLDPMLCALVACALAGAGVAPLARTPDGLSGAMGLLMSLAVAAALLVLAVSGVNASGAFALLWGSILSVGTADLVVLGVLAVLVPGLFWWRRRDVALLLYDRELAQCSGVAVSKLTLLLLVLVAVSVAGALKLTGALLVDALTLLPALAARRLGTSLVSITAWAVGIGIAVNLTGFLLALWLDLPPGPVLVLTAGAVVLGVHFIPERRISSWRATASASASLPSSPSSH; from the coding sequence ATGACCCTGGCCGTGGCGGACGTCGCCGAGCTGCTGCAGCTCCTGCCCGTACAACGGGCCGGACTGGCCCTGCTGTTGGCGGCCGTCGGACTGCCCGTCATCGGTGTGGTGATCGTGGGGCTGGACATCATGCCGGTGCGCTTCGCGATGATGCATGTGGCCCTGCTGGGCATCGCGATCGGCATGCTGACCGGGCTCGATCCCATGCTGTGCGCGCTCGTTGCCTGTGCGCTCGCGGGCGCCGGGGTCGCGCCGCTGGCCCGTACGCCCGACGGGCTCTCCGGGGCCATGGGGCTCCTGATGAGCCTGGCCGTCGCGGCCGCGCTGCTGGTGCTGGCGGTCTCGGGGGTCAACGCCTCCGGTGCGTTCGCGCTGCTGTGGGGGTCGATCCTCTCGGTGGGCACCGCGGACCTGGTGGTACTCGGAGTGCTGGCCGTCCTGGTGCCGGGCCTGTTCTGGTGGCGGCGGCGCGACGTGGCACTGCTCTTGTACGACCGTGAACTCGCCCAGTGTTCCGGCGTTGCGGTCTCCAAGCTGACGCTGCTGCTGCTGGTTCTTGTCGCGGTGTCGGTGGCCGGGGCGCTCAAGCTGACCGGAGCGCTGCTGGTCGATGCCCTCACCCTGCTGCCCGCGCTCGCCGCACGGCGCCTGGGCACGTCCCTCGTATCGATCACCGCCTGGGCGGTCGGCATCGGCATCGCCGTCAATCTGACCGGGTTTCTGCTCGCCCTCTGGCTGGACCTGCCGCCCGGTCCTGTTCTTGTCCTGACGGCGGGGGCGGTTGTCCTCGGCGTTCACTTCATCCCCGAACGGAGAATCAGCTCATGGCGCGCAACCGCGTCCGCATCCGCATCGCTTCCCTCTTCCCCTTCCTCGCACTGA
- a CDS encoding metal ABC transporter solute-binding protein, Zn/Mn family — translation MARNRVRIRIASLFPFLALSAGVALTAGCGTADDPSGGKHPHDGAPVVVATTTWEGAFAKAAGAKDVKVIVPQSVQHAPDYDPKPSDLAAVAAADFVLYAPFEPYAEKIKEAAGSDAELVEVGLDNDADKVTAEVTRLGKLFGTDDAAARWKKSFGAEYGKLQKELKSAWPEGKPPTAAAQVFTAWSARMTGAEVVGTYGPEAVTAKQLSELSGKKPALVLDNAHMSTGTVLPDSGAEQVKIVNYPGPDLELLPVYRAAADAVKKAMAGS, via the coding sequence ATGGCGCGCAACCGCGTCCGCATCCGCATCGCTTCCCTCTTCCCCTTCCTCGCACTGAGCGCGGGTGTGGCCCTGACGGCAGGCTGCGGCACCGCCGACGACCCCTCCGGCGGCAAGCACCCGCACGACGGGGCGCCGGTGGTGGTCGCCACGACCACATGGGAGGGCGCCTTCGCCAAGGCGGCGGGTGCCAAGGATGTGAAGGTCATCGTTCCCCAGTCGGTGCAGCACGCCCCCGATTACGACCCCAAGCCGTCCGATCTGGCGGCGGTCGCCGCAGCCGACTTCGTGCTGTACGCGCCCTTCGAGCCGTACGCCGAGAAGATCAAGGAGGCGGCCGGATCCGACGCCGAGCTCGTCGAGGTCGGCCTCGACAACGACGCCGACAAGGTGACGGCCGAAGTGACCCGGCTGGGAAAGCTGTTCGGCACCGATGACGCCGCCGCCCGGTGGAAGAAGTCGTTCGGGGCGGAGTACGGCAAGCTGCAGAAGGAGCTGAAGTCGGCCTGGCCGGAGGGGAAGCCGCCGACCGCCGCCGCACAGGTCTTCACCGCCTGGTCGGCCAGGATGACGGGCGCGGAGGTGGTGGGCACGTACGGCCCCGAGGCGGTAACGGCCAAGCAGTTGTCCGAGCTGTCGGGGAAGAAGCCGGCTCTGGTGCTCGACAACGCGCATATGTCGACCGGCACGGTGCTGCCCGACTCCGGCGCCGAGCAGGTGAAGATCGTCAACTACCCGGGCCCGGACCTCGAGCTGCTGCCCGTGTACCGGGCGGCCGCGGACGCGGTGAAGAAGGCCATGGCCGGCTCCTGA
- a CDS encoding class I adenylate-forming enzyme family protein, with translation MTLKLHDLLPAELRRSWAIDGTCPDLDIYSLYRARQIADLHRTALIDAKGKLCYTALDRKVRAMTVGLTGLGIQEGEVVGVQLPNSRNAVIADLAIAALGAVALPFPVGRGGQEAASLLGRSEAVAVIASTEHRGYRHAADLLALSGELPALRTVIAAGPGTAAEGAVPMAQLLRADAAAFVAARPDPDSAARILVSSGSEAEPKMIAYSHNALAGGRGNFLASLMREGEPPRCLFLVPLGSAYGSNGTAVALARHGGTLVLLDHFTPEAALEAIVTHEPTHVLGVPTMVRMMLDRLGDEQLDAPSLTALVLGGSALDPATADEARRAFGCPVVNLYGSADGVNCHTGLGEERPPADGPGVVAGRPDPGVADIRIAVPGTAEMEEVPAGDVGEIVARGPMTPLCYVGAPDLDARYRTTDGWVRTGDLGLLEEDGTLRVVGRLKDVVIRGGANISPAEVEIQLAMDPRIRDVVCVGIPDALMGERLAACVMTRGGEALTLDELCARLDERGLERRKHPERLFVLEALPLTPAGKPDRAAIRALFNGPQESERTG, from the coding sequence ATGACCCTCAAGCTGCACGACCTCCTGCCCGCAGAGCTGCGCCGTTCCTGGGCGATCGACGGCACCTGTCCCGATCTGGACATCTACAGCCTCTACAGAGCCCGGCAGATCGCCGACCTGCACCGCACTGCGCTCATCGACGCCAAGGGGAAGCTCTGTTACACGGCGCTCGACCGCAAGGTGCGCGCCATGACGGTCGGGCTGACCGGGCTCGGCATCCAGGAGGGCGAGGTGGTCGGCGTCCAGCTGCCGAACAGCCGCAACGCCGTCATCGCCGACCTGGCCATCGCCGCTCTCGGCGCCGTGGCTCTCCCCTTCCCCGTCGGACGCGGCGGACAGGAGGCGGCGTCACTGCTCGGCCGCTCGGAGGCCGTCGCGGTGATCGCCAGTACCGAGCACCGCGGCTACCGGCATGCCGCCGATCTGCTCGCCCTGTCCGGTGAACTCCCCGCGCTGCGAACGGTGATCGCCGCCGGCCCCGGCACCGCGGCCGAGGGTGCCGTGCCCATGGCGCAGCTGCTGCGCGCCGATGCGGCCGCCTTCGTCGCCGCCCGTCCCGATCCCGACTCCGCCGCCCGGATTCTGGTCTCCTCCGGTTCCGAGGCCGAGCCGAAGATGATCGCGTACTCCCACAACGCCCTCGCCGGGGGCCGTGGGAACTTCCTGGCCTCCCTGATGCGCGAGGGGGAACCGCCCAGGTGCCTGTTCCTCGTCCCGCTCGGCTCGGCCTACGGCAGCAACGGCACCGCGGTCGCGCTCGCCCGGCACGGCGGAACCCTCGTCCTGCTCGACCACTTCACGCCCGAGGCCGCTCTGGAAGCGATCGTCACGCACGAACCCACCCATGTGCTGGGCGTGCCGACGATGGTGCGGATGATGCTGGACCGGCTGGGCGACGAGCAGCTCGATGCCCCGTCCCTGACGGCACTGGTGCTCGGCGGCTCGGCTCTGGACCCCGCCACTGCCGACGAGGCCCGCCGCGCCTTCGGCTGCCCGGTCGTCAACCTCTACGGCTCGGCGGACGGAGTCAACTGCCATACGGGACTGGGCGAGGAGCGCCCGCCCGCCGACGGCCCCGGCGTGGTGGCCGGGCGTCCCGATCCGGGCGTGGCCGACATACGCATCGCCGTGCCCGGCACGGCGGAGATGGAGGAGGTCCCGGCGGGCGACGTGGGCGAGATCGTCGCCAGAGGGCCGATGACCCCGCTGTGTTACGTCGGTGCCCCGGACCTCGACGCCCGCTACCGGACCACCGACGGCTGGGTACGCACCGGGGACCTCGGCCTGCTGGAGGAGGACGGCACCCTCAGAGTCGTCGGGCGGCTCAAGGACGTGGTGATCCGCGGCGGGGCCAACATCAGTCCGGCCGAGGTCGAGATCCAGCTGGCCATGGACCCGCGCATCCGGGACGTGGTGTGCGTGGGGATCCCCGACGCGTTGATGGGTGAACGGCTCGCGGCGTGTGTGATGACGCGCGGCGGAGAGGCCCTGACCCTCGATGAGCTGTGCGCGCGTCTGGACGAGCGCGGCCTCGAACGCCGCAAGCATCCGGAGCGGCTGTTCGTGCTGGAGGCGCTGCCGCTCACCCCCGCCGGGAAGCCCGACCGCGCGGCGATACGGGCCCTGTTCAACGGTCCGCAGGAGTCGGAAAGGACCGGCTGA
- a CDS encoding CoA transferase encodes MATPATTGTARRPLDGLRLSTSGPSGPGDVLVAEHLRLLGARAVGAEGEQSAHGDHGSHFALAGSEFGELTAHTTWGGSGTGITDESTVQAATGIMAVHGRRDGVPRGLAFDYAATATAVLTVQGLLAGLLARGRGAGTAQVKTSAERSGLLAVSQYLAAAGAEEGEAAELAPGGPPFTSADGTLFELETLDPGVWAAFWRALEAPEVAIRAGWRPFQFRYATACAPFPDSLHSTARSSSWQRIREAADVSGADVCPLRSLADRAAEQDGAAPWTLTSPGAPHEAPYQAAYSPRLTQALPLAGLTVLEAGRRIQAPLTAHLLGLLGAEVIRIEPPGGDPLRGMPPACSGISARWLALNRGKSAVEVDIKSGTDRGMLREMAAEADVFLHNWAPGKAAQLGLDSADLARANPALVYAYTSGWAGRLTGAPLGTDFMVQARTGVGEAARPADEPPAPSLMTLLDVMGGLLGAEAVLAGLLLRERTGRGVRVDSSLLGAADVLTAPALRRAAAGLPARRPAGFRRPLRTADGWVAPTDACAGAAGAHDLHALPTEDALARLHAHGLSATAVTTDLAALHHDPRFTGPITRDAHGAPAVPDPWSFV; translated from the coding sequence ATGGCCACACCAGCCACCACCGGAACGGCCCGGCGGCCGCTCGACGGACTGCGCCTGAGCACGTCGGGGCCGTCCGGGCCCGGGGACGTACTCGTCGCCGAGCATCTGCGGCTGCTCGGAGCGCGGGCCGTGGGCGCCGAGGGTGAACAGAGCGCTCACGGTGACCACGGAAGCCACTTCGCGCTCGCCGGATCCGAGTTCGGTGAACTCACCGCGCACACGACCTGGGGCGGGTCCGGCACCGGCATCACCGACGAGTCCACCGTGCAGGCAGCCACCGGCATCATGGCGGTCCATGGCCGCCGCGACGGTGTACCGCGCGGTCTGGCCTTCGACTACGCCGCCACCGCCACGGCCGTCCTGACCGTGCAGGGACTGCTGGCCGGTCTGCTCGCCCGCGGCCGCGGGGCCGGTACCGCGCAGGTGAAGACCTCGGCGGAACGGTCCGGGCTGCTGGCGGTCTCCCAGTATCTGGCCGCCGCCGGTGCCGAGGAGGGGGAGGCGGCCGAACTCGCCCCGGGCGGACCGCCGTTCACGTCCGCCGACGGGACGCTCTTCGAACTCGAGACCCTGGACCCCGGGGTATGGGCCGCCTTCTGGCGCGCGCTCGAAGCTCCGGAGGTGGCGATACGGGCGGGCTGGCGCCCCTTCCAGTTCCGGTACGCCACCGCCTGCGCGCCCTTCCCCGATTCCCTGCACAGCACAGCCCGGTCGAGTTCCTGGCAGCGGATCCGGGAGGCGGCCGACGTTTCCGGCGCCGACGTGTGCCCGTTGCGTTCCCTCGCCGACCGGGCCGCCGAGCAGGACGGGGCGGCCCCCTGGACCCTGACCTCGCCCGGCGCTCCGCACGAGGCCCCGTACCAGGCCGCCTACTCGCCGCGGCTCACCCAGGCGCTGCCACTCGCCGGACTGACCGTGCTGGAGGCCGGCCGCCGTATCCAGGCCCCGCTCACCGCACATCTGCTGGGACTGCTCGGCGCGGAGGTCATCCGCATCGAGCCGCCGGGCGGCGACCCGCTGCGCGGCATGCCGCCGGCCTGCTCCGGGATCTCGGCGCGCTGGCTCGCCCTGAATCGTGGCAAGAGCGCCGTCGAGGTCGACATCAAGTCCGGCACCGACCGCGGCATGCTGCGCGAGATGGCCGCCGAGGCCGACGTCTTCCTGCACAACTGGGCGCCGGGCAAGGCCGCGCAGCTCGGACTCGACTCCGCGGATCTGGCCCGCGCCAACCCCGCGCTCGTCTACGCGTACACCAGTGGCTGGGCGGGACGGCTGACCGGCGCGCCCCTGGGAACCGACTTCATGGTCCAGGCGCGCACCGGGGTCGGGGAGGCCGCCCGGCCGGCCGACGAGCCGCCCGCACCGTCCCTGATGACTCTGCTCGATGTGATGGGGGGACTGCTCGGCGCCGAGGCCGTGCTCGCCGGGCTGCTGCTGCGCGAACGCACCGGCCGGGGAGTACGCGTGGACTCCTCGCTCCTCGGCGCCGCCGACGTCCTCACCGCGCCCGCGCTGCGCCGTGCCGCCGCGGGCCTCCCCGCGCGCCGCCCCGCCGGGTTCCGTCGCCCCCTGCGCACCGCCGACGGCTGGGTCGCGCCCACCGATGCCTGCGCGGGCGCCGCCGGCGCCCATGACCTGCACGCGCTGCCCACGGAAGACGCGCTGGCACGGCTGCACGCGCACGGCCTGTCCGCGACCGCCGTCACCACCGACCTGGCGGCCCTGCACCACGATCCGCGCTTCACCGGCCCGATCACCCGCGACGCGCACGGCGCACCCGCCGTTCCCGACCCCTGGAGCTTCGTATGA
- a CDS encoding acyl-CoA dehydrogenase family protein, producing the protein MPECPAGLRDLRDRVTAFVRHRVMPCEPVLDAGGPQATAALRRLRQEAREQGLWALPLPAELGGQGLPLRSYVHVAEAEGASDHGPAALGSAPLLDVLMLQRYGSPRVRELYLHRLVAGEIRSCYAMTEPETPGTDPFLTSTRAEPSAGGGWTVSGRKWFTSGAADADLVTVLARTDGAPADREGLSLLLVPTATPGFRVVRELPVLGAGGQWEIELDRAAVDGDHLLGERGKALSVAGERLQLGRTLRCLRWLGQAQRAFGLMCERAATRVRSRGALGDLQLVQRHVFEALLALRTTRPLVYEAAARLDAGLDAHVEVGLAKVAASRMLQEVADAAIQVHGAAGLGPDTPLPALFRTGRAARILDGPDELHITSVARRVLRTD; encoded by the coding sequence ATGCCCGAATGCCCGGCCGGGCTGAGGGACTTGAGGGACCGCGTCACCGCGTTCGTACGACACCGGGTCATGCCCTGTGAGCCCGTACTGGACGCGGGGGGCCCGCAAGCTACCGCCGCGCTGCGCCGACTTCGGCAGGAGGCGAGGGAACAGGGGCTCTGGGCGTTGCCGCTGCCGGCCGAGCTGGGCGGTCAGGGCCTTCCCCTCCGCTCCTACGTGCATGTCGCCGAGGCCGAAGGGGCCAGCGACCACGGGCCCGCCGCGCTCGGATCGGCGCCCCTCCTGGACGTACTCATGCTCCAGCGGTACGGCAGCCCCCGCGTCCGCGAGCTCTATCTCCACCGGCTGGTCGCCGGAGAGATCCGCAGCTGTTACGCCATGACCGAGCCGGAGACGCCGGGCACGGACCCGTTCCTCACATCGACCAGGGCCGAGCCGAGCGCCGGCGGAGGCTGGACGGTCAGTGGCCGCAAGTGGTTCACCAGCGGCGCCGCCGACGCCGACCTCGTCACCGTGCTCGCCCGTACCGACGGCGCACCGGCGGACCGCGAAGGGCTGTCCCTGCTGCTCGTCCCCACCGCCACGCCCGGCTTCCGGGTGGTGCGCGAACTGCCGGTGCTCGGCGCGGGCGGGCAGTGGGAGATCGAGCTGGACCGGGCCGCGGTGGACGGGGACCATCTGCTCGGCGAACGGGGCAAGGCCCTGTCCGTCGCGGGGGAGCGGCTGCAACTCGGCCGCACCCTGCGCTGTCTGCGCTGGCTCGGCCAGGCACAGCGCGCCTTCGGCCTGATGTGTGAGCGAGCGGCCACCCGCGTGCGGTCACGCGGTGCGCTCGGCGACCTCCAGCTCGTCCAGCGCCATGTCTTCGAGGCGCTGCTCGCACTGCGCACCACACGCCCTCTGGTGTACGAAGCGGCCGCCCGTCTCGACGCGGGGCTGGACGCGCATGTCGAGGTGGGTCTGGCCAAGGTCGCCGCCTCCCGCATGCTCCAGGAGGTCGCGGATGCCGCGATCCAGGTACACGGCGCGGCGGGGCTCGGCCCGGACACGCCGCTGCCCGCGCTGTTCAGGACCGGACGCGCGGCGCGGATCCTCGACGGCCCCGACGAGCTCCACATCACGTCCGTCGCGCGCCGGGTGCTGCGTACGGACTGA
- a CDS encoding sugar ABC transporter permease — MSTPAWALPALTAVLERVAAVRSDVGDRFPLFAEPGSGHWTTTGRGSWTGGFWAGLLWLRALGTGEALDRAAAAQCTARLAPWAEADTATRGLIFWYGTALAADDDRAAELRARAARACLDSYDHELGLVPWGSAFGGPRLLARADASPGLVPLLATAGPEAMRAAGSHLRTHLELCLTGGTSRFDPGSGWLPFDDPPAGWSRGRAWLQLAAADAVHHLGAEELGCMPGQSAASRLVPLADESRPDGPCDTSAAAITAVALLKLGHRERAVAVLEELVRVHLTGSGRLLDGCYDLGREAAVRHELVWGTFFLAYGLAVLTGLVDVHAA; from the coding sequence ATGAGCACGCCGGCCTGGGCCCTGCCCGCCCTGACAGCGGTCCTCGAGCGGGTCGCGGCCGTACGGAGCGACGTCGGCGACCGCTTCCCGCTGTTCGCGGAACCCGGCAGCGGGCACTGGACGACGACCGGACGCGGCTCGTGGACCGGCGGGTTCTGGGCCGGACTGCTGTGGCTGCGCGCGCTCGGGACGGGCGAGGCCCTCGACCGGGCCGCCGCCGCGCAATGCACGGCGCGGCTGGCGCCCTGGGCCGAGGCCGACACAGCCACCAGGGGACTCATCTTCTGGTATGGAACAGCGCTCGCCGCCGACGACGACCGGGCGGCGGAGCTGCGTGCGCGCGCGGCGCGCGCCTGCCTGGATTCCTACGACCACGAACTGGGCCTCGTCCCCTGGGGGTCGGCCTTCGGCGGACCACGGCTGCTCGCCCGCGCCGACGCGTCGCCCGGCCTCGTGCCGCTGCTCGCGACGGCCGGTCCGGAGGCGATGCGGGCGGCCGGATCCCATCTTCGTACGCACCTGGAACTCTGTCTGACCGGCGGTACGTCGAGGTTCGATCCGGGTTCGGGATGGCTGCCCTTCGACGATCCGCCGGCCGGCTGGAGCCGTGGGCGGGCCTGGCTGCAGCTCGCCGCGGCCGATGCCGTGCATCATCTGGGAGCCGAGGAACTCGGCTGCATGCCTGGGCAGTCGGCTGCCTCCCGCCTGGTGCCCCTGGCCGACGAGAGCCGCCCCGACGGCCCGTGCGACACCTCGGCGGCCGCGATCACGGCCGTCGCCCTGCTCAAGCTCGGACACCGCGAACGTGCGGTCGCCGTGCTGGAGGAACTGGTCCGCGTCCATCTCACCGGCTCCGGCCGGCTGCTCGACGGCTGCTACGACCTCGGCAGAGAAGCAGCGGTACGGCACGAACTGGTGTGGGGGACCTTCTTCCTCGCGTACGGACTTGCCGTGCTCACCGGGCTCGTCGACGTCCACGCCGCCTGA